Proteins from one Triticum aestivum cultivar Chinese Spring chromosome 7A, IWGSC CS RefSeq v2.1, whole genome shotgun sequence genomic window:
- the LOC123148410 gene encoding sodium/hydrogen exchanger 8 isoform X2, translated as MALLLEAVLTVYRVCFLPSDGDRCRARRRRALCRRVPRAGRRLPPPPRRHARPLHHRPPCPRCRPRVISLTVWFVNTVQHPEYGTKDGLGKLGVGMRIWANINPDLLLAAFLPALLFESAFSMEAHQIKKCMAQMLLLAGPGVLMSTFLLGTALKLTSPYDWNWETSLLLGGLLSATDPVAVVAVLKELGTSKKLSTIIEGESLMNDGVSVVVYQLFLQMVLGRSFNTGSILMFLSEVSLGAVALGLAFAIISLLWLGFTFNDTILEMTLTLAVSYIAFYTVQDALKYSGILTVTALGMFYAAFAKTTFKGDNRRSLHDFWEIVAYIANTLIFILSGVIIADGVLRHNVHFERHGTSWGFLLLLYFYVQMARAAVVGALYLLLRYFGYGLDLKEAIIIVWSGLRGAVSLSLALSVKFVFFTGGIVFLTLILNGSTTQFLLHALGMDNLSVTKLRMLNYTRHEILNNTLEAFGDLKDDEELGPADWVTVKKYITGLSNLEDEHAHPHDDNHDHVHTMNLKDGRVRLLNGVQASYWAMLDQGQITQATANILMRSVDEAMDLVSSRPLCDWNSLQSSVHFPSYYRFLSASMLPQSFITYFTVQRLESGCYICAAFLRAHRTARRQLQDFLGDSEIAKIVIDESNAGGEEARKFLEEVGCTFPQLLCVLKTRQVTYAVLTHLSENVQNLWKTGLLEEKEMAHLDDAWQTDLKKLKRNPQLVKMPRVGDLLGTHPLVGMLPAAVRAPLLSNTKEKVKGHGAALYMEGSRATGIWIVSIGAVKWRSQRLSSRHSLHPIFPHGSTLGLYEVLTGKSCLCDMITDSLVRCFFIEAEKIDQLRWSDPSVEAFLWQESAAVIAKLLIPRVFEKMTMQETRLLVSTGSTMNLYTKGEDIMLEHNYIGILLEGTLKAENQNSILPPGVLLPSNMDLELLGLESSAMNRMDSCYSADSYQVEAQARVLIFEVGRLFTEANGQRNQPGGSFSAEALQLSVEESTGEEQVIITVDSPNKLPLGDSSAGSSSGVTRGS; from the exons ATGGCACTTCTTCTGGAAGCAGTACTGACAGTATATCGAGTCTGCTTCCTCCCTTCCGATGGCGACCGCTGCCGTGCCCGACGACGCCGTGCTCTTTGCCGGCGTGTCCCTCGTGCTGGGCGCCGCCTGCCGCCACCTCCTCGACGGCACGCGCGTCCCCTACACCATCGCCCTCCTTGTCCTCGGTGTCGCCCTAGGGTCATTAG TCTGACAGTTTGGTTTGTAAATACTGTTCAACATCCAGAGTACGGGACAAAAGACGGTCTAGGCAAACTTGGAGTTGGCATGCGTATCT GGGCTAACATAAATCCTGATCTTCTCCTGGCTGCTTTCCTTCCGGCCCTTTTGTTTGAGAGTGCCTTCTCAATGGAAGCACACCAGATAAAG AAATGCATGGCGCAGATGCTCTTACTTGCTGGTCCTGGTGTACTAATGTCAACATTTTTGCTTGGCACTGCTCTCAAG CTTACTTCTCCATATGATTGGAACTGGGAAACATCATTGTTGCTTGGTGGTCTGCTTAGTGCCACTGATCCTGTGGCCGTGGTTGCAGTTCTAAAAGAGCTTGGAACAAGTAAAAAGCTCAGTACGATTATTGAGGGAGAATCCTTGATGAACGATGG GGTTTCTGTTGTTGTCTATCAGTTATTCTTACAAATGGTGCTCGGAAGAAGCTTCAATACAGGGTCTATATTGATGTTCTTATCGGAAGTTTCACTTGGAGC TGTTGCTCTGGGCCTTGCATTTGCAATCATATCTTTACTATGGCTTGGCTTTACTTTCAATGATACAATCTTGGAGATGACGCTAACTCTTGCTGTCAGCTATATTGCTTTCTATACT GTGCAAGATGCACTGAAGTACTCTGGTATTTTGACCGTCACAGCTTTGGGAAT GTTCTATGCAGCTTTTGCAAAAACTACTTTTAAGGGCGACAATCGCCGAAGTTTGCATGATTTCTG GGAAATAGTTGCTTACATTGCGAACACACTTATTTTCATACTGAG TGGGGTTATTATTGCAGATGGCGTGCTAAGACATAATGTCCATTTTGAGAGGCACG GCACTTCATGGGGGTTTCTTCTTCTGCTCTATTTCTATGTACAAATGGCACGGGCTGCAGTTGTCGGTGCTCTGTATCTTTTGTTGCGCTACTTTGGGTATGGTTTGGACTTAAAAGAAGCCATAATTATTGTTTGGTCTGGGCTGCGAGGTGCTGTTTCCCTATCATTAGCGCTGTCTGTTAAA TTTGTGTTCTTCACTGGCGGCATCGTGTTTCTGACACTAATATTGAATGGTTCTACCACACAATTTTTGTTGCACGCACTTGGTATGGACAACCTGTCAGTAACAAAG CTTCGCATGTTGAATTATACTAGACATGAAATTCTAAACAATACATTAGAAGCTTTTGGTGATCTCAAAGATGATGAGGAGCTTGGTCCTGCTGACTGGGTTACAGTTAAGAAATATATCACAGGCTTGAGTAACTTGGAAGATGAACATGCACATCCACATGATGACAATCATGATCACGTACATACCATGAATTTAAAGGATGGTCGAGTGCGTCTTTTGAATG GTGTGCAAGCCAGTTACTGGGCAATGCTTGACCAGGGACAGATAACTCAAGCTACAGCAAATATTTTGATGCGATCAGTTGATGAAGCTATGGATCTTGTTTCTAGCCGACCATTATGCGATTGGAACAGTTTGCAGTCCAGTGTCCATTTCCCAAGTTACTATAGGTTCCTTTCTGCAAGCATGTTACCACAAAGTTTTATCACATACTTCACAGTACAAAGATTGGAGTCAGGATGTTACATCTGTGCTGCATTTCTTCGTGCTCATAGAACTGCAAGGAGACAACTACAAGATTTTCTTG GTGATAGTGAGATTGCAAAAATTGTTATTGATGAAAGTAATGCTGGGGGAGAGGAAGCTAGGAAGTTCTTGGAAGAAGTTGGCTGTACATTCCCTCAG CTTCTTTGTGTGCTAAAGACTCGACAAGTAACATATGCTGTATTGACACACTTGAGTGAGAATGTTCAAAACCTATGGAAGACTGGGTTACTGGAAGAAAAAGAAATGGCACATCTGGATGATGCTTGGCAG ACAGACCTGAAGAAGCTTAAGAGGAATCCACAATTAGTGAAAATGCCAAGAGTTGGCGATCTTTTAGGCACTCATCCATTAGTCGGCATGCTGCCTGCTGCTGTGCGTGCTCCTTTGTTAAGCAATACAAAAGAAAAAGTAAAAGGGCATGGTGCAGCCCTATATATGGAAGGCTCAAGAGCAACTGGTATATGGATTGTTTCGATCGGAGCAGTAAAG TGGAGAAGTCAGAGGCTAAGCAGCAGGCATTCTTTGCACCCAATTTTCCCACATGGAAGCACTTTGGGTCTATACGAGGTGCTAACAGGAAAGTCTTGTCTCTGTGACATGATTACAGATTCTCTCGTGCGCTGTTTCTTTATTGAAGCtgaaaagatagatcaattgcGTTGGTCAGATCCTTCTGTTGAGGCTTTTCTGTGGCAG GAAAGTGCTGCAGTCATTGCTAAGCTCTTGATCCCACGTGTGTTCGAGAAAATGACAATGCAAGAGACGCGGCTTCTCGTCAGCACAGGATCTACTATGAACTTGTACACCAAGGGTGAAGACATCATGCTCGAGCATAATTACATCGGCATCTTACTAGAAGGAACTTTGAAGGCGGAGAACCAAAACAGCATCTTACCTCCAGGAGTGCTGCTGCCATCAAACATGGACCTGGAGTTACTTGGTCTGGAGTCTTCAG CTATGAACCGTATGGACAGTTGCTACTCAGCAGACAGCTATCAGGTGGAAGCCCAAGCTAGAGTTCTCATCTTCGAAGTAGGGAGGCTGTTCACGGAGGCCAATGGGCAGAGGAACCAGCCGGGTGGTAGCTTCTCTGCTGAAGCCTTGCAGCTCAGCGTGGaagaatccactggagaagaacaAGTCATCATTACCGTCGACTCTCCGAACAAGCTGCCCTTGGGTGATTCATCAGCTGGCTCATCATCTGGCGTGACGCGAGGCAGCTGA
- the LOC123148410 gene encoding sodium/hydrogen exchanger 7 isoform X5 — translation MALLLEAVLTVYRVCFLPSDGDRCRARRRRALCRRVPRAGRRLPPPPRRHARPLHHRPPCPRCRPRVISLTVWFVNTVQHPEYGTKDGLGKLGVGMRIWANINPDLLLAAFLPALLFESAFSMEAHQIKKCMAQMLLLAGPGVLMSTFLLGTALKLTSPYDWNWETSLLLGGLLSATDPVAVVAVLKELGTSKKLSTIIEGESLMNDGVSVVVYQLFLQMVLGRSFNTGSILMFLSEVSLGAVALGLAFAIISLLWLGFTFNDTILEMTLTLAVSYIAFYTVQDALKYSGILTVTALGMFYAAFAKTTFKGDNRRSLHDFWEIVAYIANTLIFILSGVIIADGVLRHNVHFERHGTSWGFLLLLYFYVQMARAAVVGALYLLLRYFGYGLDLKEAIIIVWSGLRGAVSLSLALSVKLRMLNYTRHEILNNTLEAFGDLKDDEELGPADWVTVKKYITGLSNLEDEHAHPHDDNHDHVHTMNLKDGRVRLLNGVQASYWAMLDQGQITQATANILMRSVDEAMDLVSSRPLCDWNSLQSSVHFPSYYRFLSASMLPQSFITYFTVQRLESGCYICAAFLRAHRTARRQLQDFLGDSEIAKIVIDESNAGGEEARKFLEEVGCTFPQLLCVLKTRQVTYAVLTHLSENVQNLWKTGLLEEKEMAHLDDAWQTDLKKLKRNPQLVKMPRVGDLLGTHPLVGMLPAAVRAPLLSNTKEKVKGHGAALYMEGSRATGIWIVSIGAVKWRSQRLSSRHSLHPIFPHGSTLGLYEVLTGKSCLCDMITDSLVRCFFIEAEKIDQLRWSDPSVEAFLWQESAAVIAKLLIPRVFEKMTMQETRLLVSTGSTMNLYTKGEDIMLEHNYIGILLEGTLKAENQNSILPPGVLLPSNMDLELLGLESSAMNRMDSCYSADSYQVEAQARVLIFEVGRLFTEANGQRNQPGGSFSAEALQLSVEESTGEEQVIITVDSPNKLPLGDSSAGSSSGVTRGS, via the exons ATGGCACTTCTTCTGGAAGCAGTACTGACAGTATATCGAGTCTGCTTCCTCCCTTCCGATGGCGACCGCTGCCGTGCCCGACGACGCCGTGCTCTTTGCCGGCGTGTCCCTCGTGCTGGGCGCCGCCTGCCGCCACCTCCTCGACGGCACGCGCGTCCCCTACACCATCGCCCTCCTTGTCCTCGGTGTCGCCCTAGGGTCATTAG TCTGACAGTTTGGTTTGTAAATACTGTTCAACATCCAGAGTACGGGACAAAAGACGGTCTAGGCAAACTTGGAGTTGGCATGCGTATCT GGGCTAACATAAATCCTGATCTTCTCCTGGCTGCTTTCCTTCCGGCCCTTTTGTTTGAGAGTGCCTTCTCAATGGAAGCACACCAGATAAAG AAATGCATGGCGCAGATGCTCTTACTTGCTGGTCCTGGTGTACTAATGTCAACATTTTTGCTTGGCACTGCTCTCAAG CTTACTTCTCCATATGATTGGAACTGGGAAACATCATTGTTGCTTGGTGGTCTGCTTAGTGCCACTGATCCTGTGGCCGTGGTTGCAGTTCTAAAAGAGCTTGGAACAAGTAAAAAGCTCAGTACGATTATTGAGGGAGAATCCTTGATGAACGATGG GGTTTCTGTTGTTGTCTATCAGTTATTCTTACAAATGGTGCTCGGAAGAAGCTTCAATACAGGGTCTATATTGATGTTCTTATCGGAAGTTTCACTTGGAGC TGTTGCTCTGGGCCTTGCATTTGCAATCATATCTTTACTATGGCTTGGCTTTACTTTCAATGATACAATCTTGGAGATGACGCTAACTCTTGCTGTCAGCTATATTGCTTTCTATACT GTGCAAGATGCACTGAAGTACTCTGGTATTTTGACCGTCACAGCTTTGGGAAT GTTCTATGCAGCTTTTGCAAAAACTACTTTTAAGGGCGACAATCGCCGAAGTTTGCATGATTTCTG GGAAATAGTTGCTTACATTGCGAACACACTTATTTTCATACTGAG TGGGGTTATTATTGCAGATGGCGTGCTAAGACATAATGTCCATTTTGAGAGGCACG GCACTTCATGGGGGTTTCTTCTTCTGCTCTATTTCTATGTACAAATGGCACGGGCTGCAGTTGTCGGTGCTCTGTATCTTTTGTTGCGCTACTTTGGGTATGGTTTGGACTTAAAAGAAGCCATAATTATTGTTTGGTCTGGGCTGCGAGGTGCTGTTTCCCTATCATTAGCGCTGTCTGTTAAA CTTCGCATGTTGAATTATACTAGACATGAAATTCTAAACAATACATTAGAAGCTTTTGGTGATCTCAAAGATGATGAGGAGCTTGGTCCTGCTGACTGGGTTACAGTTAAGAAATATATCACAGGCTTGAGTAACTTGGAAGATGAACATGCACATCCACATGATGACAATCATGATCACGTACATACCATGAATTTAAAGGATGGTCGAGTGCGTCTTTTGAATG GTGTGCAAGCCAGTTACTGGGCAATGCTTGACCAGGGACAGATAACTCAAGCTACAGCAAATATTTTGATGCGATCAGTTGATGAAGCTATGGATCTTGTTTCTAGCCGACCATTATGCGATTGGAACAGTTTGCAGTCCAGTGTCCATTTCCCAAGTTACTATAGGTTCCTTTCTGCAAGCATGTTACCACAAAGTTTTATCACATACTTCACAGTACAAAGATTGGAGTCAGGATGTTACATCTGTGCTGCATTTCTTCGTGCTCATAGAACTGCAAGGAGACAACTACAAGATTTTCTTG GTGATAGTGAGATTGCAAAAATTGTTATTGATGAAAGTAATGCTGGGGGAGAGGAAGCTAGGAAGTTCTTGGAAGAAGTTGGCTGTACATTCCCTCAG CTTCTTTGTGTGCTAAAGACTCGACAAGTAACATATGCTGTATTGACACACTTGAGTGAGAATGTTCAAAACCTATGGAAGACTGGGTTACTGGAAGAAAAAGAAATGGCACATCTGGATGATGCTTGGCAG ACAGACCTGAAGAAGCTTAAGAGGAATCCACAATTAGTGAAAATGCCAAGAGTTGGCGATCTTTTAGGCACTCATCCATTAGTCGGCATGCTGCCTGCTGCTGTGCGTGCTCCTTTGTTAAGCAATACAAAAGAAAAAGTAAAAGGGCATGGTGCAGCCCTATATATGGAAGGCTCAAGAGCAACTGGTATATGGATTGTTTCGATCGGAGCAGTAAAG TGGAGAAGTCAGAGGCTAAGCAGCAGGCATTCTTTGCACCCAATTTTCCCACATGGAAGCACTTTGGGTCTATACGAGGTGCTAACAGGAAAGTCTTGTCTCTGTGACATGATTACAGATTCTCTCGTGCGCTGTTTCTTTATTGAAGCtgaaaagatagatcaattgcGTTGGTCAGATCCTTCTGTTGAGGCTTTTCTGTGGCAG GAAAGTGCTGCAGTCATTGCTAAGCTCTTGATCCCACGTGTGTTCGAGAAAATGACAATGCAAGAGACGCGGCTTCTCGTCAGCACAGGATCTACTATGAACTTGTACACCAAGGGTGAAGACATCATGCTCGAGCATAATTACATCGGCATCTTACTAGAAGGAACTTTGAAGGCGGAGAACCAAAACAGCATCTTACCTCCAGGAGTGCTGCTGCCATCAAACATGGACCTGGAGTTACTTGGTCTGGAGTCTTCAG CTATGAACCGTATGGACAGTTGCTACTCAGCAGACAGCTATCAGGTGGAAGCCCAAGCTAGAGTTCTCATCTTCGAAGTAGGGAGGCTGTTCACGGAGGCCAATGGGCAGAGGAACCAGCCGGGTGGTAGCTTCTCTGCTGAAGCCTTGCAGCTCAGCGTGGaagaatccactggagaagaacaAGTCATCATTACCGTCGACTCTCCGAACAAGCTGCCCTTGGGTGATTCATCAGCTGGCTCATCATCTGGCGTGACGCGAGGCAGCTGA
- the LOC123148410 gene encoding sodium/hydrogen exchanger 8 isoform X3, whose amino-acid sequence MATAAVPDDAVLFAGVSLVLGAACRHLLDGTRVPYTIALLVLGVALGSLEYGTKDGLGKLGVGMRIWANINPDLLLAAFLPALLFESAFSMEAHQIKKCMAQMLLLAGPGVLMSTFLLGTALKLTSPYDWNWETSLLLGGLLSATDPVAVVAVLKELGTSKKLSTIIEGESLMNDGVSVVVYQLFLQMVLGRSFNTGSILMFLSEVSLGAVALGLAFAIISLLWLGFTFNDTILEMTLTLAVSYIAFYTVQDALKYSGILTVTALGMFYAAFAKTTFKGDNRRSLHDFWEIVAYIANTLIFILSGVIIADGVLRHNVHFERHGTSWGFLLLLYFYVQMARAAVVGALYLLLRYFGYGLDLKEAIIIVWSGLRGAVSLSLALSVKRASDTAQPFLKPEVGTMFVFFTGGIVFLTLILNGSTTQFLLHALGMDNLSVTKLRMLNYTRHEILNNTLEAFGDLKDDEELGPADWVTVKKYITGLSNLEDEHAHPHDDNHDHVHTMNLKDGRVRLLNGVQASYWAMLDQGQITQATANILMRSVDEAMDLVSSRPLCDWNSLQSSVHFPSYYRFLSASMLPQSFITYFTVQRLESGCYICAAFLRAHRTARRQLQDFLGDSEIAKIVIDESNAGGEEARKFLEEVGCTFPQLLCVLKTRQVTYAVLTHLSENVQNLWKTGLLEEKEMAHLDDAWQTDLKKLKRNPQLVKMPRVGDLLGTHPLVGMLPAAVRAPLLSNTKEKVKGHGAALYMEGSRATGIWIVSIGAVKWRSQRLSSRHSLHPIFPHGSTLGLYEVLTGKSCLCDMITDSLVRCFFIEAEKIDQLRWSDPSVEAFLWQESAAVIAKLLIPRVFEKMTMQETRLLVSTGSTMNLYTKGEDIMLEHNYIGILLEGTLKAENQNSILPPGVLLPSNMDLELLGLESSAMNRMDSCYSADSYQVEAQARVLIFEVGRLFTEANGQRNQPGGSFSAEALQLSVEESTGEEQVIITVDSPNKLPLGDSSAGSSSGVTRGS is encoded by the exons ATGGCGACCGCTGCCGTGCCCGACGACGCCGTGCTCTTTGCCGGCGTGTCCCTCGTGCTGGGCGCCGCCTGCCGCCACCTCCTCGACGGCACGCGCGTCCCCTACACCATCGCCCTCCTTGTCCTCGGTGTCGCCCTAGGGTCATTAG AGTACGGGACAAAAGACGGTCTAGGCAAACTTGGAGTTGGCATGCGTATCT GGGCTAACATAAATCCTGATCTTCTCCTGGCTGCTTTCCTTCCGGCCCTTTTGTTTGAGAGTGCCTTCTCAATGGAAGCACACCAGATAAAG AAATGCATGGCGCAGATGCTCTTACTTGCTGGTCCTGGTGTACTAATGTCAACATTTTTGCTTGGCACTGCTCTCAAG CTTACTTCTCCATATGATTGGAACTGGGAAACATCATTGTTGCTTGGTGGTCTGCTTAGTGCCACTGATCCTGTGGCCGTGGTTGCAGTTCTAAAAGAGCTTGGAACAAGTAAAAAGCTCAGTACGATTATTGAGGGAGAATCCTTGATGAACGATGG GGTTTCTGTTGTTGTCTATCAGTTATTCTTACAAATGGTGCTCGGAAGAAGCTTCAATACAGGGTCTATATTGATGTTCTTATCGGAAGTTTCACTTGGAGC TGTTGCTCTGGGCCTTGCATTTGCAATCATATCTTTACTATGGCTTGGCTTTACTTTCAATGATACAATCTTGGAGATGACGCTAACTCTTGCTGTCAGCTATATTGCTTTCTATACT GTGCAAGATGCACTGAAGTACTCTGGTATTTTGACCGTCACAGCTTTGGGAAT GTTCTATGCAGCTTTTGCAAAAACTACTTTTAAGGGCGACAATCGCCGAAGTTTGCATGATTTCTG GGAAATAGTTGCTTACATTGCGAACACACTTATTTTCATACTGAG TGGGGTTATTATTGCAGATGGCGTGCTAAGACATAATGTCCATTTTGAGAGGCACG GCACTTCATGGGGGTTTCTTCTTCTGCTCTATTTCTATGTACAAATGGCACGGGCTGCAGTTGTCGGTGCTCTGTATCTTTTGTTGCGCTACTTTGGGTATGGTTTGGACTTAAAAGAAGCCATAATTATTGTTTGGTCTGGGCTGCGAGGTGCTGTTTCCCTATCATTAGCGCTGTCTGTTAAA CGTGCTAGTGATACAGCTCAACCTTTTCTGAAACCAGAAGTCGGAACAATG TTTGTGTTCTTCACTGGCGGCATCGTGTTTCTGACACTAATATTGAATGGTTCTACCACACAATTTTTGTTGCACGCACTTGGTATGGACAACCTGTCAGTAACAAAG CTTCGCATGTTGAATTATACTAGACATGAAATTCTAAACAATACATTAGAAGCTTTTGGTGATCTCAAAGATGATGAGGAGCTTGGTCCTGCTGACTGGGTTACAGTTAAGAAATATATCACAGGCTTGAGTAACTTGGAAGATGAACATGCACATCCACATGATGACAATCATGATCACGTACATACCATGAATTTAAAGGATGGTCGAGTGCGTCTTTTGAATG GTGTGCAAGCCAGTTACTGGGCAATGCTTGACCAGGGACAGATAACTCAAGCTACAGCAAATATTTTGATGCGATCAGTTGATGAAGCTATGGATCTTGTTTCTAGCCGACCATTATGCGATTGGAACAGTTTGCAGTCCAGTGTCCATTTCCCAAGTTACTATAGGTTCCTTTCTGCAAGCATGTTACCACAAAGTTTTATCACATACTTCACAGTACAAAGATTGGAGTCAGGATGTTACATCTGTGCTGCATTTCTTCGTGCTCATAGAACTGCAAGGAGACAACTACAAGATTTTCTTG GTGATAGTGAGATTGCAAAAATTGTTATTGATGAAAGTAATGCTGGGGGAGAGGAAGCTAGGAAGTTCTTGGAAGAAGTTGGCTGTACATTCCCTCAG CTTCTTTGTGTGCTAAAGACTCGACAAGTAACATATGCTGTATTGACACACTTGAGTGAGAATGTTCAAAACCTATGGAAGACTGGGTTACTGGAAGAAAAAGAAATGGCACATCTGGATGATGCTTGGCAG ACAGACCTGAAGAAGCTTAAGAGGAATCCACAATTAGTGAAAATGCCAAGAGTTGGCGATCTTTTAGGCACTCATCCATTAGTCGGCATGCTGCCTGCTGCTGTGCGTGCTCCTTTGTTAAGCAATACAAAAGAAAAAGTAAAAGGGCATGGTGCAGCCCTATATATGGAAGGCTCAAGAGCAACTGGTATATGGATTGTTTCGATCGGAGCAGTAAAG TGGAGAAGTCAGAGGCTAAGCAGCAGGCATTCTTTGCACCCAATTTTCCCACATGGAAGCACTTTGGGTCTATACGAGGTGCTAACAGGAAAGTCTTGTCTCTGTGACATGATTACAGATTCTCTCGTGCGCTGTTTCTTTATTGAAGCtgaaaagatagatcaattgcGTTGGTCAGATCCTTCTGTTGAGGCTTTTCTGTGGCAG GAAAGTGCTGCAGTCATTGCTAAGCTCTTGATCCCACGTGTGTTCGAGAAAATGACAATGCAAGAGACGCGGCTTCTCGTCAGCACAGGATCTACTATGAACTTGTACACCAAGGGTGAAGACATCATGCTCGAGCATAATTACATCGGCATCTTACTAGAAGGAACTTTGAAGGCGGAGAACCAAAACAGCATCTTACCTCCAGGAGTGCTGCTGCCATCAAACATGGACCTGGAGTTACTTGGTCTGGAGTCTTCAG CTATGAACCGTATGGACAGTTGCTACTCAGCAGACAGCTATCAGGTGGAAGCCCAAGCTAGAGTTCTCATCTTCGAAGTAGGGAGGCTGTTCACGGAGGCCAATGGGCAGAGGAACCAGCCGGGTGGTAGCTTCTCTGCTGAAGCCTTGCAGCTCAGCGTGGaagaatccactggagaagaacaAGTCATCATTACCGTCGACTCTCCGAACAAGCTGCCCTTGGGTGATTCATCAGCTGGCTCATCATCTGGCGTGACGCGAGGCAGCTGA